The window CCGCCGAGACGGTCGCCCGTTAACGTTCCTGGGATGGAGGGGTTGGACATGAAGCTGGTGACCGCGGTCATCAAGCCGTACCAGCTGGACGCGGTGAAGGAGGCCCTGCACGCCCTCGGCGTGGCCGGCCTGACCGTCAGCGAGGTCCAGGGCTACGGGCGGCAGAAGGGGCACACCGAGGTCTACCGGGGTGCCGAGTACACGGTCGAGTTCCTGCCCAAGATCCGGGTGGAGGTGCTCACCGACGAGATCGACGTCGACAAGATCGTGGACGCCGTCGTCGGCGCCGCCCGGACCGGCAAGATCGGAGACGGGAAGGTCTGGGTGACCGCCGTCGAGGAGGTCGTCCGGGTCCGTACCGGCGAGCGCGGCCTCGACGCGCTCTGACCGGCCACTGACATGACCTCGTCGACCAGGAAGAACGCGTCGGGACACACCGGCAACGGCGCCGCCGCCCTCCTGGTCGACGAGGTCGTCGGCGTCGACGGCGGCATCGGGGCGACGGCGCGGGCCGCGCGGGCCGACGCGTACGACCGGTGGCTGCGCGGGCTGCTGCCGCAGCGGCCCGGGGTGGCGCTGATCGCCGTCGGCGGGCTGGGCCGCCGGCAGTGCGCGCCGCACGGCGACCTCGACCTCGTCCTGCTGCACGCCGGGGTGCCCGGCGTGGACGAGCTGGCCGCCTCGGTCTGGTATCCCGTGTGGGACGCCGGGCTGCGGCTGGACCACTCCGTCCGGACCGTCGCCGAGGCGCTCTCCGTCGCCCAGGACGACGTGAAGGTGGCCCTCGGGCTGCTCGACGCGCGGCTCGTCGCCGGGGACGCCGCGCTCGCGGACACCCTCGTCCGCACCGCCGCCGACCACTGGCGGCGCACCGCCGTACGCCAGCTCCCGGCGCTCCGCGAGATCACCGCCGCCCGCTGGGCCGCCCACGGCGAGCTGGCGTTCCTGCTGGAGGGCGACCTGAAGGAGGCGGCCGGCGGGCTGCGCGACGTGGGCATCCTGCGGGCGATCGCCACCGCCGGGATCACCGACGCGCTTCGCCCCGCCGTCCGCGCCGCGCACCTGCGGCTGCTCGACACCCGGG is drawn from Micromonospora sp. NBC_01740 and contains these coding sequences:
- a CDS encoding P-II family nitrogen regulator, whose amino-acid sequence is MKLVTAVIKPYQLDAVKEALHALGVAGLTVSEVQGYGRQKGHTEVYRGAEYTVEFLPKIRVEVLTDEIDVDKIVDAVVGAARTGKIGDGKVWVTAVEEVVRVRTGERGLDAL